A stretch of the Schistocerca serialis cubense isolate TAMUIC-IGC-003099 chromosome 2, iqSchSeri2.2, whole genome shotgun sequence genome encodes the following:
- the LOC126456038 gene encoding trichohyalin-like yields MVVSATEARVGLLEQSHWRGGGGGDGRGAKPHPTWQGVPNRAASAWTRRHGGGQGGTEEDKEARRRTRRHGGGQGGTEEDKEARRRRRRHGGGEGGTEEEKEARRRRRRHGGGEGGTEEEKEARRRRRRHGGGEGGTEEEKEARRRRRRHGGGEGGTEEEEKEARRRRRRRHGGGGEGGTEEEEKEARRRRRRRHGGGGEGGTEEEEKEARRRRRRRHGGGGEGGTEEEEKEARRRRRRRHGGGGEGGTEEEEEKEARRRRRRRRHGGGGGEGGTEEEEEKEARRRRRRRRHGGGGEGGTEEEEKEARRRRGRRHGGGGEGGTEEEEKEARRRRRRRHGGGGEGGTEEEEKEARRRRRRRHGGGGEGGTEEEEKEARRRRRRRHGGGGEGGTEEEEKEARRRRRRRHGGGGEGGTEEEEKEARRRRRRRHGGGGEGGTEEEEKEARRRRRRRHGGGGEGGTEEEEKEARRRRRRRHGGGGEGGTEEEEKEARRRRRRRHGGGGEGGTEEEEKEARRRRRRRHGGGGEGGTEEEEKEARRRRRRRHGGGGEGGTEEEEKEARRRRRRRHGGGGEGGTEEEEKEARRRRRRRHGGGGEGGTEEEEKEARRRRRRRHGGGGEGGTEEEEKEARRRRRRRHGGGGEGGTEEEEKEARRRRRRRHGGGGEGGTEEEEKEARRRRRRRHGGGGEGGTEEEEKEARRRRRRRHGGGGEGGTEEEEKEARRRRRRRHGGGGEGGTEEEEKEARRRRRRRHGGGGEGGTEEEEKEARRRRRRRHGGGGEGGTEEEEKEARRRRRRRHGGGGEGGTEEEEKEARRRRRRRHGGGGEGGTEEEEKEARRRRRRHGGGEGGTEEEKEARRRRRRHGGGEGGTEEEKEARRRRRRHGGGEGGTEEEKEARRRRRRHGGGEGGTEEEKEARRRRRRHGGGEGGTEEEKEARRRRRRHGGGEGGTEEEKEARRRRRRHGGGEGGTEEEKEARRRRRRHGGGEGGTEEEKEARRRRRRHGGGEGGTEEEKEARRRRRRHGGGEGGTEEEKEARRRRRRHGGGEGGTEEEKEARRRRRRHGGGEGGTEEEKEARRRRRRHGGGEGGTEEEKEARRRRRRHGGGEGGTEEEKEARRRRRRHGGGEGGTEEEKEARRRRRRHGGGEGGTEEEKEARRRRRRHGGGEGGTEEEKEARRRRRRHGGGEGGTEEEKEARRRRRRHGGGEGGTEEEKEARRRRRRHGGGEGGTEEEKEARRRRRRHGGGEGGTEEEKEARRRRRRHGGGEGGTEEEKEARRRRRRHGGGEGGTEEEKEARRRRRRHGGGEGGTEEEKEARRRRRRHGGGEGGTEEEKEARRRRRRHGGGEGGTEEEKEARRRRRRHGGGEGGTEEEKEARRRRRRHGGGEGGTEEEKEARRRRRHGGEGGTEEKEARRRRRHGGEGGTEEKEARRRRRHGGEGGTEEKEARRRRRHGGEGGTEEKEARRRRRHGGEGGTEEKEARRRRRHGGEGGTEEKEARRRRRHGGEGGTEEKEARRRRRHGGEGGTEKEARRRRHGEGGTEKEARRRRHGEGGTEKEARRRRHGEGGTEKEARRRRHGRQ; encoded by the coding sequence gacaaggaggcacggaggaggacaaggaggcacggaggaggacaaggaggcacggaggaggacaaggaggcacggaggaggacaaggaggcacggaggaggacaaggaggcacggaggaggagaaggaggcacggaggaggagaaggaggcacggaggaggagaaggaggcacggaggaggagaaggaggcacggaggaggagaaggaggcacggaggaggagaaggaggcacggaggaggagaaggaggcacggaggaggagaaggaggcacggaggaggagaaggaggcacggaggaggagaaggaggcacggaggaggagaaggaggcacggaggaggaggagaaggaggcacggaggaggaggagaaggaggcacggaggaggaggagaaggaggcacggaggaggaggagaaggaggcacggaggaggaggagaaggaggcacggaggaggaggagaaggaggcacggaggaggaggagaaggaggcacggaggaggaggagaaggaggcacggaggaggaggagaaggaggcacggaggaggaggagaaggaggcacggaggaggaggagaaggaggcacggaggaggaggagaaggaggcacggaggaggaggaggagaaggaggcacggaggaggaggaggagaaggaggcacggaggaggaggaggagaaggaggcacggaggaggaggaggagaaggaggcacggaggaggaggaggagaaggaggcacggaggaggaggagaaggaggcacggaggaggaggagaaggaggcacggaggaggaggggaaggaggcacggaggaggaggagaaggaggcacggaggaggaggagaaggaggcacggaggaggaggagaaggaggcacggaggaggaggagaaggaggcacggaggaggaggagaaggaggcacggaggaggaggagaaggaggcacggaggaggaggagaaggaggcacggaggaggaggagaaggaggcacggaggaggaggagaaggaggcacggaggaggaggagaaggaggcacggaggaggaggagaaggaggcacggaggaggaggagaaggaggcacggaggaggaggagaaggaggcacggaggaggaggagaaggaggcacggaggaggaggagaaggaggcacggaggaggaggagaaggaggcacggaggaggaggagaaggaggcacggaggaggaggagaaggaggcacggaggaggaggagaaggaggcacggaggaggaggagaaggaggcacggaggaggaggagaaggaggcacggaggaggaggagaaggaggcacggaggaggaggagaaggaggcacggaggaggaggagaaggaggcacggaggaggaggagaaggaggcacggaggaggaggagaaggaggcacggaggaggaggagaaggaggcacggaggaggaggagaaggaggcacggaggaggaggagaaggaggcacggaggaggaggagaaggaggcacggaggaggaggagaaggaggcacggaggaggaggagaaggaggcacggaggaggaggagaaggaggcacggaggaggaggagaaggaggcacggaggaggaggagaaggaggcacggaggaggaggagaaggaggcacggaggaggaggagaaggaggcacggaggaggaggagaaggaggcacggaggaggaggagaaggaggcacggaggaggaggagaaggaggcacggaggaggaggagaaggaggcacggaggaggaggagaaggaggcacggaggaggaggagaaggaggcacggaggaggaggagaaggaggcacggaggaggaggagaaggaggcacggaggaggaggagaaggaggcacggaggaggaggagaaggaggcacggaggaggaggagaaggaggcacggaggaggaggagaaggaggcacggaggaggaggagaaggaggcacggaggaggaggagaaggaggcacggaggaggaggagaaggaggcacggaggaggaggagaaggaggcacggaggaggaggagaaggaggcacggaggaggaggagaaggaggcacggaggaggaggagaaggaggcacggaggaggaggagaaggaggcacggaggaggaggagaaggaggcacggaggaggaggagaaggaggcacggaggaggaggagaaggaggcacggaggaggaggagaaggaggcacggaggaggaggagaaggaggcacggaggaggaggagaaggaggcacggaggaggaggagaaggaggcacggaggaggaggagaaggaggcacggaggaggaggagaaggaggcacggaggaggaggagaaggaggcacggaggaggaggagaaggaggcacggaggaggagaaggaggcacggaggaggagaaggaggcacggaggaggagaaggaggcacggaggaggagaaggaggcacggaggaggagaaggaggcacggaggaggagaaggaggcacggaggaggagaaggaggcacggaggaggagaaggaggcacggaggaggagaaggaggcacggaggaggagaaggaggcacggaggaggagaaggaggcacggaggaggagaaggaggcacggaggaggagaaggaggcacggaggaggagaaggaggcacggaggaggagaaggaggcacggaggaggagaaggaggcacggaggaggagaaggaggcacggaggaggagaaggaggcacggaggaggagaaggaggcacggaggaggagaaggaggcacggaggaggagaaggaggcacggaggaggagaaggaggcacggaggaggagaaggaggcacggaggaggagaaggaggcacggaggaggagaaggaggcacggaggaggagaaggaggcacggaggaggagaaggaggcacggaggaggagaaggaggcacggaggaggagaaggaggcacggaggaggagaaggaggcacggaggaggagaaggaggcacggaggaggagaaggaggcacggaggaggagaaggaggcacggaggaggagaaggaggcacggaggaggagaaggaggcacggaggaggagaaggaggcacggaggaggagaaggaggcacggaggaggagaaggaggcacggaggaggagaaggaggcacggaggaggagaaggaggcacggaggaggagaaggaggcacggaggaggagaaggaggcacggaggaggagaaggaggcacggaggaggagaaggaggcacggaggaggagaaggaggcacggaggaggagaaggaggcacggaggaggagaaggaggcacggaggaggagaaggaggcacggaggaggagaaggaggcacggaggaggagaaggaggcacggaggaggagaaggaggcacggaggaggagaaggaggcacggaggaggagaaggaggcacggaggaggagaaggaggcacggaggaggagaaggaggcacggaggaggagaaggaggcacggaggaggagaaggaggcacggaggaggagaaggaggcacggaggaggagaaggaggcacggaggaggagaaggaggcacggaggaggagaaggaggcacggaggaggagaaggaggcacggaggaggagaaggaggcacggaggaggagaaggaggcacggaggaggagaaggaggcacggaggaggagaaggaggcacggaggaggagaaggaggcacggaggaggagaaggaggcacggaggaggagaaggaggcacggaggaggagaaggaggcacggaggaggagaaggaggcacggaggaggagaaggaggcacggaggaggagaaggaggcacggaggaggagaaggaggcacggaggaggagaaggaggcacggaggaggagaaggaggcacggaggaggagaaggaggcacggaggaggagaaggaggcacggaggaggagaaggaggcacggaggaggagaaggaggcacggaggaggagaaggaggcacggaggaggagaaggaggcacggaggaggagaaggaggcacggaggaggagaaggaggcacggaggagaaggaggcacggaggagaaggaggcacggaggagaaggaggcacggaggagaaggaggcacggaggagaaggaggcacggaggagaaggaggcacggaggagaaggaggcacggaggagaaggaggcacggaggagaaggaggcacggaggagaaggaggcacggaggagaaggaggcacggaggagaaggaggcacggaggagaaggaggcacggaggagaaggaggcacggaggagaaggaggcacggaggagaaggaggcacggaggagaaggaggcacggaggagaaggaggcacggaggagaaggaggcacggaggagaaggaggcacggaggagaaggaggcacggaggagaaggaggcacggaggagaaggaggcacggagaaggaggcacggagaaggaggcacggagaaggaggcacggagaaggaggcacggagaaggaggcacggagaaggaggcacggagaaggaggcacggagaaggaggcacggagaaggaggcacggagaaggaggcacggagaaggaggcacggaagacagtga